Proteins from a single region of Microbacterium sp. zg-Y818:
- a CDS encoding sigma-70 family RNA polymerase sigma factor: MTSVVDAAGCDTRRETVIEDDGALATRFSAGDPDALKSMYDRWSRLVFTIAVRSLGDHTEAEDVTQRTFVSAWTSRDAFDADRGNLGGWVVGIARRRIADAHAARSRATRLEQAVTAEALAPAPDPVDVEDSLMIAQEIEHLEPDAQHVIRLAFYDDLTHAQIADRLAMPLGTVKSHIRRSLSRLRARLEAADVAP; encoded by the coding sequence ATGACCTCCGTCGTGGATGCCGCGGGCTGCGACACACGGAGGGAGACGGTCATCGAGGACGACGGCGCCCTTGCGACGCGATTCAGCGCGGGGGATCCCGATGCGCTGAAGTCGATGTACGACCGTTGGTCGCGTCTGGTGTTCACGATCGCCGTGAGGTCGCTCGGCGACCACACCGAGGCCGAGGACGTCACGCAGCGCACGTTCGTCTCCGCCTGGACCTCCCGCGACGCGTTCGACGCGGACCGGGGCAACCTCGGCGGGTGGGTGGTCGGCATCGCCCGTCGCCGCATCGCCGACGCACACGCGGCCCGCTCGCGCGCGACACGCCTGGAGCAGGCGGTGACGGCCGAGGCGCTCGCCCCCGCCCCCGACCCCGTCGACGTCGAGGATTCGCTGATGATCGCCCAGGAGATCGAGCATCTCGAGCCCGATGCGCAGCACGTCATCCGCCTGGCGTTCTACGACGATCTCACACACGCCCAGATCGCCGACCGGCTCGCCATGCCCCTGGGTACGGTGAAGAGTCACATCCGACGAAGTCTTTCCCGACTGCGCGCACGATTGGAGGCCGCTGATGTCGCACCTTGA
- a CDS encoding class F sortase yields the protein MTMSRGFRIVAVLTAMMTLAACSPPDAEGVAPAPSSAAARTETAAPAPTPTVQVPVAPAPPPPVQAPSAAPQQLASADLGIDMPVVPVGVQDDGSMEIPVDPAVAGWYRYGPAPADADGTTVLAAHVDSRVYGIGPLSVLRDAQPGQTLQLTDADGAVTSYTVESVTYIPRAELPVDQLFDRDGPRSLVVITCGGEFDEQSRTYSDNVVLVARASS from the coding sequence ATGACGATGTCGCGAGGTTTCCGAATCGTGGCCGTGCTCACGGCGATGATGACCCTCGCGGCATGCTCACCCCCCGACGCGGAGGGCGTGGCCCCGGCCCCGTCCTCCGCGGCGGCGCGCACCGAGACGGCGGCGCCGGCGCCGACGCCGACGGTTCAGGTTCCCGTCGCACCGGCTCCTCCGCCGCCGGTGCAGGCGCCGAGTGCGGCTCCCCAGCAGCTGGCATCCGCCGATCTCGGGATCGACATGCCGGTGGTGCCCGTCGGGGTGCAGGACGACGGGTCGATGGAGATCCCGGTCGACCCGGCCGTCGCCGGCTGGTACCGATACGGGCCGGCCCCGGCCGACGCCGACGGGACCACCGTGCTCGCTGCGCACGTCGACTCCCGCGTCTACGGCATCGGCCCGCTCTCGGTGCTGCGAGACGCGCAGCCCGGTCAGACCCTGCAGCTCACCGACGCCGACGGCGCCGTGACCTCGTACACGGTAGAGAGCGTCACCTACATCCCGCGAGCCGAGCTTCCCGTCGACCAGCTGTTCGACCGCGACGGCCCCCGCAGCCTCGTCGTCATCACCTGCGGGGGTGAGTTCGACGAGCAGAGCCGCACATACAGCGATAACGTGGTGCTCGTCGCCCGGGCGTCATCATGA
- a CDS encoding DUF4397 domain-containing protein: protein MRKTISAGVVVGAFAAFAAFSPAYAISETTADLSVLHGIPDTPVDVYVNGELTLDDFQPGDLAGPLDLPAGDYEVALTATDAADDSAPVVGPITLTLEANKSYTAVAHLTEAGEPSATLFTNDTAATAPGDGRLTVRHVAAAPAVDILANGAAVVTGLTNPEEATLNLPAGVVSAAVALEGTTDPVIGPADVDVQEGVLTIAYAWGSAEDGNLALAVQTVTGLHSNPGGVNTGSAGLVAENQPMSLIALGGGLALALAAGSIVAARTATAKRR, encoded by the coding sequence GTGCGTAAGACAATCTCAGCGGGCGTGGTGGTCGGCGCCTTCGCCGCCTTCGCGGCTTTCTCGCCGGCATACGCCATCTCGGAGACCACGGCCGACCTGTCCGTGCTCCACGGCATCCCCGACACACCCGTCGACGTGTACGTCAACGGCGAACTGACCCTCGACGACTTCCAGCCCGGAGATCTCGCCGGTCCGCTGGATCTGCCTGCCGGCGACTACGAGGTCGCCCTGACCGCGACGGATGCCGCAGACGACTCCGCGCCGGTGGTCGGGCCCATCACCCTGACGCTCGAGGCCAACAAGAGCTACACCGCGGTCGCACACCTCACCGAGGCGGGCGAGCCCTCGGCGACGCTGTTCACGAACGACACCGCGGCCACCGCGCCCGGTGACGGCCGCCTGACCGTGCGTCACGTGGCAGCCGCTCCCGCGGTGGACATCCTCGCCAACGGTGCGGCGGTCGTCACCGGACTGACCAACCCCGAAGAGGCGACGCTGAACCTGCCCGCCGGTGTGGTCTCGGCCGCCGTCGCCCTGGAAGGCACCACCGACCCGGTGATCGGCCCCGCAGACGTCGACGTGCAGGAAGGCGTGCTCACGATCGCCTACGCATGGGGCAGCGCCGAGGACGGCAACCTCGCCCTCGCCGTGCAGACCGTCACCGGGCTCCACTCCAACCCGGGTGGCGTGAACACCGGCTCGGCCGGGCTCGTGGCCGAGAACCAGCCGATGTCGCTCATCGCCCTGGGTGGCGGACTGGCGCTGGCCCTCGCGGCTGGATCGATCGTCGCCGCTCGCACTGCCACGGCCAAGCGACGCTGA
- the prfB gene encoding peptide chain release factor 2, with the protein MFELDLSADIQALRSTFSDIQAVVDVDALTAEIARLSEEAGAPDLWDDVEKAQKVTSALSHRQTELKRLTEIENRLDDLDVLIELAIEMGDEDSADEARKELAELEDVIGQLEVQTLLDGEYDDRGAVVTIRSGAGGDDATDFAEMLLRMYLRWAERHKYPVKILDTSYAEGAGIKSATFEVDAPYAYGTLSVEAGTHRLARISPFGSADKRQTSFAAVEVIPVMAEAKEVEVPEGDIRVDVFRSSGPGGQSVNTTDSAVRITHIPTGIVVSMQNEKSQIQNRAVAMRVLQTRLLLLKREEEAAKKKELAGTITASWGDQMRSYFLYGQQLVKDLRTGYEVGNPAAVFDGDLDGLIAAGIRWRKRKIED; encoded by the coding sequence ATGTTTGAACTCGATCTTTCCGCCGACATCCAGGCGCTGCGCTCCACTTTCTCCGACATCCAGGCGGTGGTGGACGTCGACGCGCTCACGGCCGAGATCGCCCGGCTCTCCGAAGAGGCCGGCGCGCCCGACCTCTGGGACGACGTCGAGAAGGCCCAGAAGGTCACGAGCGCCCTCAGCCACCGCCAGACCGAGCTGAAGCGCCTCACCGAAATCGAGAACCGCCTCGACGACCTCGACGTGCTCATCGAGCTCGCCATCGAGATGGGCGACGAGGACTCCGCCGATGAGGCGCGAAAGGAACTTGCCGAGCTCGAGGACGTCATCGGCCAGCTCGAGGTGCAGACGCTGCTCGACGGCGAGTACGACGACCGCGGTGCGGTCGTGACGATTCGCTCGGGCGCGGGCGGCGATGACGCGACCGACTTCGCCGAAATGCTGCTGCGCATGTACCTGCGCTGGGCGGAGCGTCACAAGTACCCCGTGAAGATCCTCGACACCTCCTACGCAGAGGGCGCGGGCATCAAGTCGGCCACGTTCGAGGTCGACGCCCCCTATGCCTACGGCACGCTCTCGGTCGAGGCGGGCACCCACCGGCTCGCCCGCATCAGCCCCTTCGGCTCCGCCGACAAACGGCAGACGAGCTTCGCCGCCGTCGAGGTCATCCCGGTGATGGCAGAGGCCAAGGAGGTCGAGGTCCCCGAAGGTGACATCCGCGTGGATGTCTTCCGCTCGTCCGGCCCCGGCGGCCAGTCGGTCAACACCACCGACTCCGCCGTGCGCATCACCCACATCCCGACCGGCATCGTCGTGTCGATGCAGAACGAGAAGAGCCAGATCCAGAACCGTGCGGTCGCGATGCGCGTGCTGCAGACGCGACTGCTGCTGCTCAAGCGCGAGGAGGAGGCGGCCAAGAAGAAGGAACTGGCCGGCACCATCACCGCGAGCTGGGGCGACCAGATGCGCTCGTACTTCCTCTACGGCCAGCAGCTGGTGAAGGATCTGCGCACCGGATACGAGGTGGGAAACCCCGCCGCCGTGTTCGACGGCGACCTCGACGGGCTCATCGCCGCCGGCATCCGCTGGCGTAAGCGCAAGATCGAAGACTGA
- a CDS encoding MFS transporter gives MAHGEDDPRIAGTLWRFAPMIYGPTLLFALGEGAVIPLLPIFAAALGADLATAALVASALVVGQLCGNIPAGWAVARLGERWTMTIAGTVSLLGVAGLLVAPSLPVLAASVFLIGFCAAAFGLARHSFMTTRVPLAFRARALSLLGGTFRLGMFVGPFVAAALLALFGDAHATVWFFGACLVATVLLVLLGADPETAVAAGRGDSRGAEDTGEPVTGSIPVQERVGVFRTMWRHRGVLGRLGLAAASLSAMRSARQVVLPLWGVSIGLDAQTIALVVGISGAIDFALFYASGQVMDRFGRLWAALPAMLLMSAGFLALSFTHDVDQAAMWFAMFAAVLGVGNGLSSGILLTLGADTAPKDDPAPYLGSWRTLTDAGGAVAPLIVSALAAFSLAVAAGAMGVLGLVGAAAFVRFVPRFVPRERA, from the coding sequence ATGGCTCACGGCGAAGACGATCCCCGCATCGCCGGGACGCTCTGGCGGTTCGCTCCGATGATCTACGGACCGACCCTGCTGTTCGCCCTCGGCGAGGGGGCGGTCATCCCCCTGCTGCCGATCTTCGCGGCCGCCCTCGGCGCCGATCTCGCGACGGCCGCACTCGTGGCATCCGCCCTTGTGGTCGGTCAGCTGTGCGGGAACATCCCGGCCGGGTGGGCGGTGGCGCGCCTCGGCGAGCGTTGGACGATGACCATCGCCGGCACCGTGTCGCTGCTCGGCGTGGCAGGGCTGCTGGTGGCACCCTCCCTGCCGGTGCTTGCGGCGTCGGTCTTCCTCATCGGGTTCTGCGCGGCGGCGTTCGGGCTGGCCCGGCACTCCTTCATGACGACGCGCGTGCCGCTGGCTTTCCGCGCCCGGGCACTGTCGCTCTTGGGCGGGACGTTCCGACTGGGCATGTTCGTGGGGCCGTTCGTCGCTGCGGCCCTTCTGGCCCTGTTCGGCGACGCGCATGCGACGGTCTGGTTCTTCGGTGCGTGCCTGGTCGCCACCGTGCTGCTGGTGCTGCTCGGAGCCGACCCCGAGACGGCGGTCGCCGCGGGCCGCGGGGACTCCCGGGGAGCGGAAGACACCGGCGAGCCGGTGACCGGATCGATCCCCGTGCAGGAGCGCGTCGGGGTCTTCCGCACGATGTGGCGCCACCGCGGCGTGCTAGGCCGGCTGGGCCTGGCGGCGGCCTCGCTGTCGGCGATGCGCTCTGCCCGCCAGGTGGTGCTGCCGCTGTGGGGCGTGTCGATCGGTCTGGACGCGCAGACGATCGCGCTCGTCGTCGGCATCTCCGGCGCCATCGACTTCGCCCTGTTCTACGCCAGCGGCCAGGTGATGGACCGGTTCGGGCGGCTGTGGGCGGCGCTGCCGGCGATGCTGCTGATGAGTGCCGGGTTCCTCGCCCTGTCCTTCACCCACGATGTCGACCAGGCGGCGATGTGGTTCGCGATGTTCGCCGCGGTGCTCGGTGTCGGCAACGGGCTCTCGAGCGGCATCCTCCTCACCCTCGGCGCCGACACCGCCCCCAAGGACGACCCCGCCCCCTACCTGGGGTCCTGGCGGACGTTGACGGATGCCGGTGGCGCGGTCGCGCCGCTGATCGTCTCCGCGCTCGCGGCGTTCTCACTGGCGGTCGCCGCGGGGGCGATGGGCGTGCTCGGGCTGGTGGGAGCGGCGGCGTTCGTGCGGTTCGTGCCGCGGTTCGTGCCGCGAGAGCGCGCGTGA
- a CDS encoding TIGR03885 family FMN-dependent LLM class oxidoreductase, translating into MVFLGFHASHEQIPPGQLLHDVVAAEAAGFDGAMCSDHVAPWGVRQGESGFAPSWLGAALARTEFSIGFVNAPGQRYHPVIAAQAYATLEEMFPGRFWAALGSGEAMNEHVTGDAWPPKPERKARLAESVSVIRRLLAGDEVDHDGLVRVHRARVWSRPDVPPPLLAAAISPETAAWAASWADGLVTALQPPEALQKVLSAYESAGGTGPRALQVHLSWAPTDAEALAIARDQWRHALLSAPTIWDLEQPEDFDAAAGEPTDQQMRDALFVSSDLAELADRIAEHARLGFDRVYLHHVGQDQAPFLDAARDQLLPRLKELL; encoded by the coding sequence ATGGTCTTTCTCGGCTTCCACGCATCCCACGAACAGATCCCACCGGGTCAACTCCTGCACGACGTCGTGGCGGCGGAGGCCGCCGGATTCGACGGGGCGATGTGCTCGGACCACGTCGCGCCGTGGGGCGTGCGCCAGGGCGAATCGGGCTTCGCACCCAGCTGGCTCGGCGCGGCCCTCGCCCGCACGGAATTCTCGATCGGCTTCGTCAACGCCCCGGGGCAGCGTTACCACCCGGTGATCGCCGCGCAGGCGTACGCGACGCTCGAGGAGATGTTCCCGGGACGCTTCTGGGCGGCACTGGGTAGCGGCGAGGCGATGAACGAGCACGTCACCGGCGACGCCTGGCCGCCGAAACCGGAACGCAAGGCACGGCTCGCCGAGAGCGTCTCGGTCATCCGTCGGCTACTGGCGGGCGATGAGGTCGACCACGACGGTCTGGTGCGTGTGCACCGCGCCCGCGTGTGGTCGCGGCCGGACGTGCCGCCGCCCCTCCTGGCCGCCGCGATCAGTCCCGAGACCGCGGCGTGGGCGGCATCCTGGGCGGACGGCCTGGTTACCGCCCTCCAGCCGCCGGAGGCCTTGCAAAAGGTGCTCTCGGCCTACGAGTCCGCGGGCGGGACGGGTCCGCGGGCCCTGCAGGTTCATCTCAGCTGGGCGCCGACGGATGCCGAGGCCCTCGCGATCGCGCGGGATCAGTGGCGGCATGCCCTGCTCAGTGCACCCACGATCTGGGATCTCGAGCAGCCCGAGGACTTCGACGCTGCCGCCGGCGAACCGACGGACCAGCAGATGCGCGACGCGCTGTTCGTCTCGAGCGATCTTGCTGAGCTCGCAGACCGCATCGCCGAACACGCGCGGCTCGGCTTCGACCGGGTCTACCTGCACCACGTCGGCCAGGACCAGGCACCGTTCCTCGATGCCGCGCGCGACCAGCTGCTGCCCCGGTTGAAGGAGCTGCTGTGA